A segment of the Tachysurus vachellii isolate PV-2020 chromosome 18, HZAU_Pvac_v1, whole genome shotgun sequence genome:
AACCACcagcaaacaaagaaaacagcTTTTAGGCCTCAGGCGTCTGCTCATTTCCTTCCACTAGTTGAATGTTAATGTTCCACATAATAAACTAGCCTCTGTTTTGTGTTCCTTTAAATGAAAGAGGATtcgtgactttcacaagtgacTTAGAAAATCACAAGAATGAAGCAGAAACAGAATTCACAAGTGACTTTTATATGTTTACGGGTGTGACATGATCAAATTCTGGCCTTCAGGAAGCTATTAAAGCCAGTATAATTAAAGCTTGGCAGTGCACTGGGATTGCTGAAAATAGACTCGATGCTCTGTGAGATCTAGTTTCTTTCAAATGAGGTTGGATGTGAAGTAATGAATGAGTATCTTAGTGCTGACTGAAAAAGAAACTGATCAGTAAAACGTGATGCGAAGAACTGATGGCCTGGTTTAGTTTATTatactctgtttctctctctcacttggtATGTGTCTATTTCTCATGCACTCTCTGtacatatttctctctcacactttctctctctctctctcttcctctctctccatctctatcgctctcactctgtatgtttctctttctcatgctctctctctctgtacatgtctctctctctctttttctctctctttctctgtacatctctctctccccatctctatctctcactctgtatgtttctctctctctctctctctctctctctctccctgtagGTCTGGTCATGTATGTAAAATTGTTCTACTTGACACTGTGCCTCTCTTTTCCATCATTTTTCCCTGTTGTTTTCAGCTGTATATAAGAACAGATTGATCACATCAGTCTGCTATCTGTAAAGTTTGGTGCCTCACCTTTTGTACCATTTGCAATATTAGTAAATGCggatttaattcaaatttgtttgttttttgtcatttattcacaaaaataagtaaataattcagTATTTTCTCATACtacatcatttaaatattcaccAAAAATTCTATATCTTAAATAAAGGGGACAATAAATAAGATATTCCAAACAccattaaaccattaaacacAAGGCATGTTGGGGCCATGAATTCATGCTgtttatcaccattctgtgaaaactctagagactgttgtgcatGAAATTAAGAGATCAGCTCGgtttagatatatatttaaaacgtTATGATACTTTTTTGCTCATTCCAATAACTCTGGATTTCACTGCTGTATGAGAAACAATAATAGCTCATTGTGTGAGATGAAACATAACATGGTACCGATGCTTATTGTTTATTGTCCACCGTGGCAGAATACTAAACAGCATACTAAGCAGTATATTAAGTGCACGCGATGTGGCGCACTAGTCTGAATGACTTTTGTCTAGAGAAGCGACTGAAGCAGAatgagggggcggggcttatgtGTGAGGGCAGACTATGTTGAAAACACTGGTGGCATCATTAGGAAATAGAAGCCACTACTGATCTGCTGCCATATTAACAGTGTACAGCTGGAGATCAGAGGAGTAATCGGTGAATTAGTATTGTGgtgatttttttgtctttttccccccttttctcATATTCACTGCCTGCTCAAACCGCCACCCTGAAGTTCATTGTTGTGATCTTGGCCGCCGGGATGGTGGCGTTTGTCGGAGCCGTAATCTGCATCATCGCCGCGGTGCACGGCGGCTCTTCGTCTCCTGCAGCCGCAGCCTCGACCGCCGCACAGCCGCTCGCCGATAATCAGTCCCTGACTGCGGGTTCGAGTGTGCTCACCTTACCGTCAGGCTCCGTGGCCCGGGCAGGACCCTTGGACGCGCTTCATGGCAGCGGAGAGAGAAACAGCCCGGGGTCTCCAACCTTCTATGGGATCACCGGCGTGAGAACTGGTGGCGAGGGCGGAGAGCAGCAGGTGGTAACAGTCAGCAGGCTGATCTGTACTCCGGTTCCGGCTGGTGAATGCGGACCGAGAGACTTCCAGGCTGACGATCAGTCTGTGTATGCGGGGGATCAATGGGGGGATCTCCGCGCCACAGCAGAAGAGCTCAGGCGCACCGTGGAGCAGCAGGAAGAGGAGATCCGCGCCGAGCAGCACACTATCCGCGAGCTCACCGGGAAACTCTCTGTCTGCGAAAGCGGCACACACGGGAGACAGGGCTTGCGGGTTGGGAGAAGAGACGGCAGAGATGGACTCATGATGCAGGACGACGCGGGAGCGCCCGCGCTCACCGTCCGGGAATTGGAGAGAGCCATCATGCACATGAAGGAGCGCATCGAGAAACTGGAGGTACACAATCAAACAAGCTAGTGGTGTGTGTATCAGAATTTAGTTTCACAAGACCAAGATGGCCAAAAAATAAGATGTGCAGTATCTCTGTGTAATATCATTGtgtagtgcacacacacacacactcacagagagagagagagagagagagagagagagagagagagagagagagagatcccctTAAAATAAAACCCTTTTAGAAAGTTGCTATTAAAAGAACTATTGTGAGATGATAAGGAAGCATGTTTCAAACAACTTTTTAAGCAAATGCTGCACACCTTAGTGTTGAAAAAGTATATAATCTATTTAGTATACATGGATTCATGTAGCCTATGTTTTATGTAGTCatgtttactgaaaaaaaattcatgctCATTCGGCgcttaaatctatttattataatatagaaTTTCAACCATTTAAATGTGTAGCCAAAATTATTCCAACCAAACTTAAGAGggaggggaaaagagagagaaaagacattGGTCACAATgtgcttctaaaaaaaaaagacaatattgAGATATTGGACATGGGAAAAGAAGTGAAACGCAAAGCACGTGAGCTTTGCATATCTAATTGTTAGTCTGTCATGTCCCATACAGCTTACTGTCGCCAAGGTTGTGTAAAAATGGCACCAATTTTGTCCCAATTCTTCTGTTGTAGCATGCATTTGGAGCTTCGTCAAACAATTTACCAGATATTTGGTACTATTTGTGTTTCAACTGCGGGTAGCGTATTTGTTGCCCTTTTAGCATGAAACAACAGGTGGCATTTTTGCTGATGCCCTTAGCTTTAAATTATGTTAAAGAAGCATGCTGAATTTTACGAGCGTGCAAAACACTGGAACACAACGATAGGTAAGACAATCTGTCAAAACGCAAGCATTTACATACGCACACACGTGCGTGCGCGCGCAGACACACCTACACCAACACATAGTTCAGGAGAGCAGTGGTGGATTTGTTTGCTGTGCAGATAATAACGCTTTTTCCCCAAAGTCCCCCTCCCCGGTGCTCCCCCTGCAGTGCATTTCTGCTCCGCGTCGCGGCGGCGGCGGTGATTTACGGCCCTGCGCTAGAAACGCGCTGCTCTAATTAGCTGCAGCCTGAGCGCTCGCGCCAGTCCCGCGTTTGATCAAAGGAGTGCCGCAGCGGTCATCAGCGCGCGCGTGCTCACGTTACACTCTCTTGCGTGATTAAACCTCATTCGAAATCAATAACGTCAATGTTCCTGACCATAAATTAAAAAGATGCGCGTTGCAtcaagaagaaggaaaaaaaaaagtaaaataataaatgataggCTGCTGACAGTACAAGTGAAGAAGCTggcttatttattcatttattcgtatatatttttttattacagtaacacactggaGCATGCGTGATCGATCACATGGCTCGGAAGATGTATGAGTTCTGTAGATGCTGCAGTGTAGAATGTTGTGCTTGCTGTTCACAGTCCCAACCAATGATGCAGTGCGGTTgaacatgaatataaatgtagaaaattCTCACCCAAAATGTATTAATCCCATTTCcccattattttaatatatattatgtttgATATCAGGCTCTGGTCCTGAAACTGATCTAATACTGGTTTCCTACATAATCTTTTGTTgctgtgttatgttatgttagaCCTAATGGTATTAATTTAGGCCTCCTTGGAAACAAACAGTGTCCTGAATTCATAGTCATGATTTGAGTCTGCACGTCAATTCAATATAAATTATGTTGAAAGATAAATTGAAATATATGCAAATACCAAGCCAGAGATAGAAGCCAGTATTATCTAACGTCAGTTCTCAGTGTCACAGTGCATATGAGCTCAAAACTCATTTATAATGCACAAGTGTTCTTGTAGGCAGAAATGGCTCCACTGGCTCACAACCACACAGAGGCAGGGCAGAAGGGCAAAGTCAGTGTCTCAAGTGCAATCACGGTACAGGGAGCCGTAGCACAGAGAAGAGTGGAGGATCTGGAGCGAGAGCTGAAGAGGAAGATGCAAGTCctggaagaggagaggaaagcaCTTCGCAAGGAAACGCAGAAACATCAACAGCACATTGATCACGGACTGGACGCTGTTCATCAACGAATTATCAGCCTTGAGCAAGGTGAGGGAgtgagagcaagacagagaaagaTTAATGAAATGGGTGTATGAGTGAGTAACCAAatggttgtatgtgtgtgatcactcggaaaatattttgtgaaaaggtcattaaattttacatttaattaaaaggaTTGCGTCTATATCTGGTCAAAATGAGCATGTCTTCATCAAGCACTCTCctgcaaaaaaaattgtttaatcaAGTCTCATTGATTTAATGATTTGGAAAATGGTGTTGCATTCATATCTGctaaggagagagagactgcatcAATAAACATTTCATAGGTTCCCTGTAAAGCTGAACATATAAATACTGACAGAAAGTGGTTAACAACCTtagttcataaaataaaaaatatatataattttttccaAAACAGGAATTTTAAACATGACATTTAGAAATCAAAGTATTATAGAGCTCGGTCTTTGGAAACATAAAAGCCTCCTGGGTGAAGCTTcatcatgaattatttcaaatcaaataatctttttttttaatcatatcaTTATTTCatagtaataaatattaaaactgcAGAAAACACTTCTATTATTATGCGGTAGTCTggtagtgactgtgtgtgtgtgtgtgtgtgtgtatgtttgtttgtttctcaggTCTGTCTGAGAACAGGTTCCCAGAGGGTTACAGACTCTCTTTTCCTATGAGAAGCACCTCTTTGTATGCTGTGGTGAAGCGGGCAATCCCAATGCTTCACGCGCTCACTGTGTGCATGTGGCTCAGACCTGCGCAAAGCATCTTGGGAACGGCAGTTTCTTACGCCTTGTCAGAGGAACCTCACGAGCTGGTGCTGCAGCAGATAGTCCAAGGCCCTGTTGAGCTTATCATcaaaaatgaggtaaaaaaacatgtttttttcatCCAGGACCAACCACTTCCTTTCAGacagtgtgacatcactgacAATCACACATTCTCCCTTATGTTATTTTTAGGGTACAACAAATTTTGTGATTTCTGTTATATATTGGATTTGAGCAagaagtatttttgtatttttaaggaATATTTGCCAATAGcccacacaacacaacctgtTTATTAACCGGAAAGGGTTTCCAGAATATTCCACTGATGTGCCGTGATGTGCTTAAAGAATTTATACGGTTTAAATAATGGATCTTCAATTATGTTTACACATTTACGCTTCGTCATAGAACCAGTATGGGTTTCATAATGGGTTTCCTTAATAGTTctagatttaatatttatagtacATGGGAAAAGCCTTGACAGACTTAATGATGTTGTGAGAGAAAGATCGAGACTTATAATTATGTGCGCATTATTTTTACATAGTTAGTGTTGATTCTATTACTGTAATACGTGTAGGACAGATCAGTGTAAATGAATATATAGTAATGATAGTTATGATGCTTTGTCCACAATCTACACAGCAGTCTAAATCCCACTCCGCCTCATTATGTGGCTTTTAACTGTTCGCTATGATGGTTGGTTAATGATTACACCATTACGCTTATGTTTTACTTTCCTCTTCTTGTTGTTGCTGGCTTTTAAATTGTTAGTAACAGTTCAACATGGCGGTTTTTATAGACCTGCTAATGATTAGAGCGTCTCTGTGACTGTAAAACctcaaaataataacataattgaCATTCATGAGATTCCCTCTCTGCCCCTAGCCTCTCTTTATGAGCAGCAGTTCAGTATGAGAGTATTTAAGCTTACCCTAAAGCTATGCTGAAAAGAAAGGACGCTGATGAAATATTCATTAatcctttcttcctcctctaGGTGGCACAGTTCTATCTGAATCTGACGGCTGGTTCTTggcagcatgtgtgtgtcagttggaacaggagaggaggagTGTGGCACGCCTACGTGGGAGGAAAGCTGAAAGGTGAGGGGAAGGACCTGGCAACCCGCCACCACATCCGTCCTGGAGGAACGCTCGTCCTGGGCCAGGAACAGGTGAGTCATACACTGGCAGGCTCTCGAGACGGCCAGCTGAGCTGAGAACCGCGCAGTTAGTTATCTTTTAAGACATGAGAGCTACGCAAgtgtagatataaatatattgggAATTTACAGGCTTTTCAAAAGAAGGATTTATTCCTAATTAAGGATAAATGT
Coding sequences within it:
- the LOC132860996 gene encoding neuronal pentraxin-2-like gives rise to the protein MVAFVGAVICIIAAVHGGSSSPAAAASTAAQPLADNQSLTAGSSVLTLPSGSVARAGPLDALHGSGERNSPGSPTFYGITGVRTGGEGGEQQVVTVSRLICTPVPAGECGPRDFQADDQSVYAGDQWGDLRATAEELRRTVEQQEEEIRAEQHTIRELTGKLSVCESGTHGRQGLRVGRRDGRDGLMMQDDAGAPALTVRELERAIMHMKERIEKLEAEMAPLAHNHTEAGQKGKVSVSSAITVQGAVAQRRVEDLERELKRKMQVLEEERKALRKETQKHQQHIDHGLDAVHQRIISLEQGLSENRFPEGYRLSFPMRSTSLYAVVKRAIPMLHALTVCMWLRPAQSILGTAVSYALSEEPHELVLQQIVQGPVELIIKNEVAQFYLNLTAGSWQHVCVSWNRRGGVWHAYVGGKLKGEGKDLATRHHIRPGGTLVLGQEQSSVGGLRFEASRALFGDLSQFNVWDRPLTRAELSALAHCSTGMLGNVVPWTSREVEVFGGVTKHSAEHCSHRTNVQE